The following coding sequences lie in one Bacillus rossius redtenbacheri isolate Brsri chromosome 13, Brsri_v3, whole genome shotgun sequence genomic window:
- the LOC134538501 gene encoding oocyte zinc finger protein XlCOF6.1-like isoform X1, producing the protein MAEGVCVEEDLVKPEPFETVLLPVKEEMKGEDEGDGGWMSSYAETMLPPAETVDESRANVKGDGGWMSSYAETVPAPAETVESRVAVKEEATVEDLQAWEQLGEAPSLSECIARNEFHTTEEERTEDKEDSELSVCMDNHSASLQSACSFQSLHLGTLSLSLEGKNQDQKKLLKCSMQPGVVDNNNRATHYVRRYFSCAQCSAKLTQKCHLIAHLRTHNGEKPFSCSLCSARFTTKSKLNLHVRSHSGDKPFSCSLCSVKFTTKGKLNSHLKSHTGDKPFSCSMCFAKFTTKSRLNAHLKTHIGDKPFSCSLCFAKFTTKSSLIPHLRSHTGEKPFSCLLCSAKFTIKSRLDLHLRTHTGEKPFSCSLCFTKFTQKFHLVAHLRRHTGEKPFSCSICFTKFFTKSNLISHLRIHTKKVV; encoded by the exons GGTGAAGACGAGGGTGACGGGGGGTGGATGTCGTCCTACGCTGAGACCATGCTCCCTCCGGCCGAGACCGTCGACGAGAGCAGGGCCAACGTGAAG GGTGACGGAGGGTGGATGTCGTCCTACGCCGAGACGGTGCCCGCTCCGGCCGAGACAGTCGAGAGCAGGGTGGCGGTGAAGGAAGAGGCAACCGTAGAGGACCTCCAGGCGTGGGAGCAGCTAGGAGAGGCACCCTCGCTCTCAG AGTGCATTGCAAGAAATGAATTTCATACCACGGAGGAAGAAAGGACAGAAGATAAGGAAGATTCAGAACTATCAGTTTGCATGGATAACCATTCAGCATCTCTGCAATCTGCTTGCTCATTTCAGTCATTACATTTAGGGACATTGAGCTTAAGTTTGGAGGGTAAAAACCAAGATCAGAAGAAATTGTTGAAATGCAGTATGCAACCTGGTGTGGTTGATAATAATAATAGAGCGACGCACTACGTCAGGAGATACTTTTCATGTGCTCAATGTTCTGCCAAATTAACTCAGAAGTGTCATTTGATTGCTCATCTCAGAACGCACAATGGTGAAAAGCCGTTTTCATGTTCACTATGTTCTGCTAGGTTCACTACAAAAAGTAAATTGAATTTACACGTGAGATCACACTCTGGTGATAAGCCATTTTCATGTTCACTGTGTTCTGTTAAGTTCACTACGAAAGGTAAACTTAATTCCCACCTGAAATCGCACACAGGTGACAAACCATTTTCGTGTTCTATGTGCTTTGCTAAGTTCACTACGAAAAGTAGATTGAATGCACATCTAAAAACACACATTGGTGACAAGCCATTCTCGTGTTCACTGTGCTTTGCTAAGTTCACTACAAAAAGTAGTTTGATTCCACACCTAAGATCACACACTGGTGAGAAGCCGTTCTCATGTTTGttatgttctgctaagttcaCCATAAAAAGTAGACTGGATTTACACCTAAGAACACACACTGGTGAGAAACCATTCTCGTGTTCACTGTGTTTCACCAAGTTCACTCAGAAGTTTCATTTGGTCGCACATCTAAGAAGACATACTGGTGAGAAGCCATTCTCGTGTTCAATATGTTTTACCAAGTTCTTtacaaaaagtaatttgatttcaCACCTAAGAATACACACGAAAAAAGTAGTTTGA
- the LOC134538501 gene encoding gastrula zinc finger protein XlCGF8.2DB-like isoform X2, which yields MSSYAETMLPPAETVDESRANVKGDGGWMSSYAETVPAPAETVESRVAVKEEATVEDLQAWEQLGEAPSLSECIARNEFHTTEEERTEDKEDSELSVCMDNHSASLQSACSFQSLHLGTLSLSLEGKNQDQKKLLKCSMQPGVVDNNNRATHYVRRYFSCAQCSAKLTQKCHLIAHLRTHNGEKPFSCSLCSARFTTKSKLNLHVRSHSGDKPFSCSLCSVKFTTKGKLNSHLKSHTGDKPFSCSMCFAKFTTKSRLNAHLKTHIGDKPFSCSLCFAKFTTKSSLIPHLRSHTGEKPFSCLLCSAKFTIKSRLDLHLRTHTGEKPFSCSLCFTKFTQKFHLVAHLRRHTGEKPFSCSICFTKFFTKSNLISHLRIHTKKVV from the exons ATGTCGTCCTACGCTGAGACCATGCTCCCTCCGGCCGAGACCGTCGACGAGAGCAGGGCCAACGTGAAG GGTGACGGAGGGTGGATGTCGTCCTACGCCGAGACGGTGCCCGCTCCGGCCGAGACAGTCGAGAGCAGGGTGGCGGTGAAGGAAGAGGCAACCGTAGAGGACCTCCAGGCGTGGGAGCAGCTAGGAGAGGCACCCTCGCTCTCAG AGTGCATTGCAAGAAATGAATTTCATACCACGGAGGAAGAAAGGACAGAAGATAAGGAAGATTCAGAACTATCAGTTTGCATGGATAACCATTCAGCATCTCTGCAATCTGCTTGCTCATTTCAGTCATTACATTTAGGGACATTGAGCTTAAGTTTGGAGGGTAAAAACCAAGATCAGAAGAAATTGTTGAAATGCAGTATGCAACCTGGTGTGGTTGATAATAATAATAGAGCGACGCACTACGTCAGGAGATACTTTTCATGTGCTCAATGTTCTGCCAAATTAACTCAGAAGTGTCATTTGATTGCTCATCTCAGAACGCACAATGGTGAAAAGCCGTTTTCATGTTCACTATGTTCTGCTAGGTTCACTACAAAAAGTAAATTGAATTTACACGTGAGATCACACTCTGGTGATAAGCCATTTTCATGTTCACTGTGTTCTGTTAAGTTCACTACGAAAGGTAAACTTAATTCCCACCTGAAATCGCACACAGGTGACAAACCATTTTCGTGTTCTATGTGCTTTGCTAAGTTCACTACGAAAAGTAGATTGAATGCACATCTAAAAACACACATTGGTGACAAGCCATTCTCGTGTTCACTGTGCTTTGCTAAGTTCACTACAAAAAGTAGTTTGATTCCACACCTAAGATCACACACTGGTGAGAAGCCGTTCTCATGTTTGttatgttctgctaagttcaCCATAAAAAGTAGACTGGATTTACACCTAAGAACACACACTGGTGAGAAACCATTCTCGTGTTCACTGTGTTTCACCAAGTTCACTCAGAAGTTTCATTTGGTCGCACATCTAAGAAGACATACTGGTGAGAAGCCATTCTCGTGTTCAATATGTTTTACCAAGTTCTTtacaaaaagtaatttgatttcaCACCTAAGAATACACACGAAAAAAGTAGTTTGA